The genomic interval GCCCATTCCGCCGCTTGTCTATAGCGATGAGGTGGCGGCAGAAACCGCGCCACTCTATGAGCTGGTCAAGCATGTCATTCCACCCATCGAGTGGCCATTCCACGCGCCCTATATCTCGGCGATCAACAAGCTGAAGAAAGAGCGCGGTGCGGTCATTCTGGCGCATAACTATCAAACACCGGAAATTTTCCATGGCGTCGCGGATATCCGTGGCGATAGCCTTCAGCTCGCCATCGAAGCGGCACGCTCGGATGCCGATCTGATCATCCAGTGCGGCGTGCATTTCATGGCTGAGACCTCAAAGATCCTCTGCCCTGACAAGACAGTGCTTATTCCCGATAGCTCGGCAGGCTGCTCGCTCGCCTCATCCATAACCGCCGCCGATGTGCGCGCCCTGAGGGATCAATATCCCGGTGTGCCGATCATCACCTATGTGAACACCTCGGCGGATGTGAAGGCCGAGTGCGATATCTGCTGCACCTCGTCCAATGCGGTTGAGATAGTCGAAAGCCTCGGTGTTGATCGGGTGTTGTTGGTGCCAGACCAGTATCTGGCCAAGAATGTCGCCGCCCAGACCGATGTGGAAGTGCTGACCTTTGCGGGCTCCTGCGAAGTGCATGAACGCTTTACTGCCGATGAGATCCGGTCCTATCGCCGCTCCATGCCGGAGGTGCAGGTGATCGCTCACCCAGAATGCCCGCCCGAAGTGGTGGCTGAGGCTGATTTCTCCGGCTCGACCAAAGGCATGATCGATTGGGTCAAGACCAACAACCCGGAAAAGGTGATGATGATCACCGAATGCTCCATGGCCGATAATGTGGCCAGTGAAGCACCTGACGTGAATTTCGTGCGGCCCTGCAATCTCTGCCCGCACATGAAGAAGATTACCCTGCCAAAAATCCTCGACAGTCTGCTCTATATGCAGGAAGAGGTCACGGTTGATCCCCTCGTTGCCGACAAGGCCCGCAGGGCTGTCGAACGGATGATCAATCTGAAATCCTGATGTCTTGAAGGTCCGGGCCGATCCGTTGCGATTGGCCCGGACTTTTCTTTATTCTCCCCAGCCTGCGCTCCGGCAAAGGCAGGCCTCAAGGGTTGCGCTAGAAATGGCGGAACCAGATCAAAGTCAAATCCATGAACCTTTCCGCATCCGACGATTTTCGCCCCGAAAGCTGGCAACGCCATGATGAGATCATCATCGTTGGCGGAGGGCTGGCAGGGTTGTTCTGTGCCTACAAGCTGGCACCACGCCCTGTAACGCTTATTTCTGCTGCCCCCATAGGCGAGGGGGCATCCTCTGTTTGGGCGCAAGGCGGCATAGCGGCGGCAGTCTCTGAGGGCGACAGCACCGCCTCGCACTTGAGAGACACAATCAAGGCGGGCGCGGGAATCGTTGATGAAAAGATCGCCCGCCTGATGACCAATCAGGGGCCACAGCGTATTCTTGACCTGCTGGAAGTGGGCGTGCCTTTCGACAAGGATCTGGAAGGCAAGCTGCGCC from uncultured Cohaesibacter sp. carries:
- the nadA gene encoding quinolinate synthase NadA is translated as MMMTAQTATDFAKRAPSMAAQERGILPIPPLVYSDEVAAETAPLYELVKHVIPPIEWPFHAPYISAINKLKKERGAVILAHNYQTPEIFHGVADIRGDSLQLAIEAARSDADLIIQCGVHFMAETSKILCPDKTVLIPDSSAGCSLASSITAADVRALRDQYPGVPIITYVNTSADVKAECDICCTSSNAVEIVESLGVDRVLLVPDQYLAKNVAAQTDVEVLTFAGSCEVHERFTADEIRSYRRSMPEVQVIAHPECPPEVVAEADFSGSTKGMIDWVKTNNPEKVMMITECSMADNVASEAPDVNFVRPCNLCPHMKKITLPKILDSLLYMQEEVTVDPLVADKARRAVERMINLKS